From the Corythoichthys intestinalis isolate RoL2023-P3 chromosome 15, ASM3026506v1, whole genome shotgun sequence genome, one window contains:
- the rd3l gene encoding protein RD3-like isoform X2, translating into MRFSWPKWSHDTSAQTEASSRKRPEDQQSYELIQELLWHLQERKAGSLELERRLPRGYTWFHTLIPASELDQLEVLCAGIPPVCAAALLSRFHEVLAASEVMPWELVSVFKMVLRDVKQRQCDKDHNLSEKAKILPTMAFWTSSNKSEQGVVDASSSDKKSREEIPTVSGYVDRVTRYTTSFTGRIEWDLPYYYPVPTRPMESWNTKRGHSSQ; encoded by the exons ATGCGCTTCAGCTGGCCAAAATGGTCACACGACACATCCGCACAAACTGAAGCCTCATCTCGGAAGCGCCCTGAGGACCAACAGAGCTATGAGCTGATTCAAGAGCTTTTGTGGCACTTGCAGGAGCGCAAGGCTGGGTCTCTGGAGCTGGAGCGGCGTCTTCCTAGAGGCTACACATGGTTTCACACCCTAATCCCCGCATCAGAGCTAGACCAACTGGAAGTGCTGTGTGCCGGCATCCCGCCCGTCTGTGCTGCGGCGCTGCTCTCCAG GTTTCACGAGGTGCTTGCGGCCAGCGAAGTGATGCCCTGGGAGCTGGTCTCAGTCTTCAAGATGGTGTTGAGAGACGTCAAGCAAAGGCAATGTGACAAAGACCACAATCTTTCAGAAAAGGCAAAGATCCTCCCGACAATGGCATTTTGGACAAGCAGCAACAAATCGGAGCAGGGTGTTGTGGATGCGAGCAGTAGCGATAAAAAGTCTAGAGAGGAGATCCCGACTGTGTCTGGATATGTAGATAGGGTGACGCGGTATACCACTTCGTTTACAGGAAGAATAGAATGGGATCTTCCATATTACTATCCAGTTCCCACGAGGCCAATGGAGTCATGGAATACAAAGAGAGGACACTcctctcaatga
- the rd3l gene encoding protein RD3-like isoform X1 codes for MTTERESGCCRELRFLSADVQVLNMRFSWPKWSHDTSAQTEASSRKRPEDQQSYELIQELLWHLQERKAGSLELERRLPRGYTWFHTLIPASELDQLEVLCAGIPPVCAAALLSRFHEVLAASEVMPWELVSVFKMVLRDVKQRQCDKDHNLSEKAKILPTMAFWTSSNKSEQGVVDASSSDKKSREEIPTVSGYVDRVTRYTTSFTGRIEWDLPYYYPVPTRPMESWNTKRGHSSQ; via the exons atgacaacggagcgagagagcgGATGCTGTCGAGAACTCAGGTTTTTGTCAGCAGATGTTCAAG TCCTCAACATGCGCTTCAGCTGGCCAAAATGGTCACACGACACATCCGCACAAACTGAAGCCTCATCTCGGAAGCGCCCTGAGGACCAACAGAGCTATGAGCTGATTCAAGAGCTTTTGTGGCACTTGCAGGAGCGCAAGGCTGGGTCTCTGGAGCTGGAGCGGCGTCTTCCTAGAGGCTACACATGGTTTCACACCCTAATCCCCGCATCAGAGCTAGACCAACTGGAAGTGCTGTGTGCCGGCATCCCGCCCGTCTGTGCTGCGGCGCTGCTCTCCAG GTTTCACGAGGTGCTTGCGGCCAGCGAAGTGATGCCCTGGGAGCTGGTCTCAGTCTTCAAGATGGTGTTGAGAGACGTCAAGCAAAGGCAATGTGACAAAGACCACAATCTTTCAGAAAAGGCAAAGATCCTCCCGACAATGGCATTTTGGACAAGCAGCAACAAATCGGAGCAGGGTGTTGTGGATGCGAGCAGTAGCGATAAAAAGTCTAGAGAGGAGATCCCGACTGTGTCTGGATATGTAGATAGGGTGACGCGGTATACCACTTCGTTTACAGGAAGAATAGAATGGGATCTTCCATATTACTATCCAGTTCCCACGAGGCCAATGGAGTCATGGAATACAAAGAGAGGACACTcctctcaatga